CATGTTTTCTCCTCCACCAGCCCGACACTATGTTCTCAGGCCAGTAATAAACAAAAAGGTGAGCAGCTAAAACCACTCACCTTGAATTCTTTCTATCAGGCAACGCCAAGTTATAAAACGAGAGCCTAATTCCTTTAGAGAAACACACGTTTTTGCTAAGCAGTTGGCGTTTTAACAAGGCAACATGCGCATGAGACTCCCAGAGCATAGCCATCTATGTGATGAGTCTGGGCCGGCACTCCGGAGTAAGCGCAGTTAACGCCGTAAAAACAACAAATGCGACGCAAAAATTAGCCTAAGCGTTTTACTAGCATCACATCTTTAATCTGCTCAACACGACTAATCAGTCGATTGACCACCTCGACATTGGTCACTTCCAATTCAAAGTCGAGAATCGACAATTGATTGCGATAATCAACTCGGCTCTTCATGCTATTCACTTTGACTTTTTCGTTAGCAAACAGAGTGGTGATCTCTTTAAGCAAACCACTACGCTCCATTGCCTCAACACGCAACGTTAGTGAGTAACTCCCTGCAAAGCCTCTACCCCAAACCGTATCGATAATACGTTCTGGTGCATGGTGGCGTAAGTCATCTAGTTGTTCGCAGTCTGCTCGGTGCACTGAGATACCACGACCTTGGGTGATATAGCCTTTAATCTCATCACCGGGAATTGGCTGACAGCAGCGTGCTAGGTGGGTCATCAGATTATCCACCCCTTCTACCACAACCGCATCCTTATTCGGACGGTTTGGCGTTGAAGGTTTGTTTTCTGCCTCACGCAGTTTTTCTAACGCTTGCTGATCTTCTTCCTCTGCCGTGGGCTTGTTCACCAAAGCGTTGATGTGGTTGATGATTTGGTTGATGCGCAAATCACCGCTACCCACGCCAACGAACAATTCATCGGCGGTGTTCATATTAAAACGCTTGAGTGCATATTGCTCAGCATCTTTAAGCGTCGCACCAATCTTTGCCAGTTCGTGTTCTAAGATCTCACGCCCCGCTTCGAGGTTTTTCTCTCGGCTTTGTTTACGGAACCAAGCGTTAATTTTTGCGCGCGCACGGCTTGAGGTCACAAAGCCGGTTGCTGGATTTAGCCAGTCACGAGATGGGTTGGGTTCTTTTTGCGTGATAATTTCAACTTGATCACCCATTTGTAGCTTGTGAGTAAACGGAACGATGCGACCGCCCACTTTCGCACCGATACAGCGGTGACCCACCATCGAGTGAATATGGTAAGCAAAATCAAGCGGTGTTGCGCCCATCGGTAAATCGACCACATCACCACGCGGGGTGAAGGCATAAACGCGATCATCAAAGACTTGGCTGCGAACCTCATCAAGCATTTCGCCTGAATCAGACATTTCTTCTTGCCAATCAAGTAGTTTGCGCAGCCAAGTGATCTTCTCATCGTAACCACTACGGCCGCTGCTACCTTCTTTGTATTTCCAGTGCGCAGCAACGCCCAGTTCAGAATCTTCGTGCATCTGTTTGGTACGAATCTGAATCTCGATGGTCTTGCCTTCTGGCCCTAAAATGACGGTATGGATTGACTGGTAGCCATTAGGTTTCGGGTTGGCAACGTAGTCATCAAATTCGCTTGGCAAGTGTTTGTACTTGGTATGCACCACACCCAAAGCGGCATAACAATCTTGCAATTTGTCAGCGATAATACGCACCGCACGCACGTCAAAAAGCTCGTCGAACTCCAAGCCTTTTTTCTGCATTTTTCGCCAGATGCTATAGATGTGTTTTGGACGACCGCTCACTTCGGCATTAATACCCGAAACGCTCATCTCTTGGTGAAGGTCGTCGACAAAATCTTTGATGTACTGTTCACGCACAATTCGGCGCTCAGACAGTTGTTTGGCGATTTGCTTGTAAGTATCTGGTTGTTGGTAGCGAAATGCGTAGTCTTCGATTTCCCATTTCAACTGACCAATACCTAGACGGTTAGCCAGAGGTGCATAGATATTGGCGCACTCTTTCGCAACAGCGCGGCGCACTTCATCCGGTGCTTTTTTCACTTCAATCAGGTTGCAGATACGTTCTGCCAGTTTGATCACTACGCAGCGAAAATCATCCACCATCGCCAACAACATGCGGCGAACGTTATCGACTTGCGCTGAAGCAGCACTGCCTTCTAAGGTCACATTCAGTTGACCCAATGCAGCCATTTCTTCAACACCATCAATAAGCTTAATGATCTCACTGCTAAAGTCTTCTTCCAGTTTTTCGCGTCCAAGCGCACCGGTCGAGACTAAAGGGAATAACTGCGCAGCGACTAGGGTCGGCCTATCCATTGAGAGAGTGATCAATATTTCAATCATCTCGCGCCCACGCCATAGCAACAATGACGCATTATCATTGCCCTTTAGGTAGCTTTCACACTGACGATAAACTTCAGTTAAGCGCTGAGCAGTTTTGGACTCTTGCTTTAAGCTCGAGATCCACTTGTCCAATTCAAACTGTTCGTCTTGATTTAAATGCGCGCTTCTTACCGCAACCATCTTTCTTCGTCCTAGCTGTTACTTTGTTTTCAGACTAACCATGTCTTATAGGCTATCGCGCCTAGTGTTAGTTCACTTTATTTTGCTGAACCCATGACAAATAATGCCATCGACTCAAGGTGACCTGTGTGCGGGAACATATCGAGCATGCCCAGCTTTTGCAATTGATACCCTTGTTCTAACAGACTTTGGCTATCTCGCGCTAAAGTCGCTGGGTTACAAGAGACATACACCACACGACGAGCTCCTAAATTCGCAAGCTGATCAACAATACCGCTTGCACCTGCTCGTGCAGGGTCTAACAGTATCTTATCAAATTTTTTACTTGCCCACGCCATAGATGACATATCTTGTTCTAAATTTGCTTGATAGAACGACACATTGTCAATCAGGTTCAGGTGAGCGTTTTGTGAAGCTTTCTCCACCATAGCTTCAACGCCTTCTACCCCAATCACTGATTGCACTTGCTTGGCGATTGGCAAACTGAAGTTCCCCAAACCACAGAATAAATCCAAGACATGGTCGGTAGACTCTAGTTCTAACCAATCTAGCGCTTGCGCCACCATTTTTTGGTTTACTACTTGGTTCACTTGAATAAAGTTATTTGGCGCGAACGGAATGGTCGCCCCCACTTCTTGGTAGTTCGCCTCTTCACCCAACACTAAATCCAGTTGATCTGTTTGTGGCATTAAATACAGCGTCGCTTGATTGTCACTAGCAAAGTTCTCTAACTGTTGCTGTTCTTTGCTGCTGAGTGGTTTTAGGTGGCGAAGCACGATCACTTTGGTATTGTCGCCTTTTACCAGTTCAACGTGGCCAATCGCCTCTTGATGCGAGAAACCTTGCAGTAGTTGATACAATCCTGGCAGTATTGCGTTTAAGTCAGAATCCAACACAGGACAGTTGGTTACCGTGACAATCTGTTTACTTTGCTTACGACGAAAGCCAAATTGCAGTTTGCGTGTCTTCTTATCAAGTATCACGCTGACACGTGCACGACGACGGTAGCCAAGGCTTTCACCCGTGATTGGTGAAGAGAGTTCCAACGTTTGACCAGCAAACTTACGCATCAAACCTGAAAGCGCCTGCTGCTTGTATTTCAATTGAGCCGATTCCTCCAAATGCTGCAAATTACAGCCACCGCATTGTTCGTAATGCGGGCAAAATGGCTTTACTCGCTCATCGCTACTGGTTTGTACTTTAATGAGATTAGCGCGAGCGTATTTGCTTTTGGATTCGGTCAGCTGCACCAGCACTTGTTCATTAGGTATAGCGCCTTCGATAAACACAGGCTTACCTGATGAATAGGCGATGCCGACACCTTGATGGTCGAGTTTTTCCACCTTCATCGATTGGTGTTTGGTATCTATTTGAGTTTTCTTCTTCGGTTGGAAAAAACGCGCCATGCTCTGTGCCTGTAGTGAATAACTTGATTTGCTACTCAGACGTCACCTTTTCACGTCTGAGTGATTGTTTGTGCCGCTGCGGTTGATTATGCTTATCGTTTTAACGGCTAGAATAATTCCTACCTCAATAATAGGTCAGGATTACACTGAGCTTATTTTCCCATATCCACACCACGATGTTTAGACAATAATGACCAGATATGGCTTACGCGCCCGCGTTATTACCCTTACTCTAGCGCCAACCCTCATCATTGGCTTACTTCTCAGCGCTATTTTTTCTTTTAACCGCTACCATGACTTGGAACGCCAAGTGGTTAATTCTGGTCTAAATATTATTGAACCATTGGCGATTGCCAGTGAAGATGGACTAAAGAATAATAGCCGTGAGTCAGTGCGTAGAATTATAAGCTACGCCCACCGCAAAAACTCCAAGTTTGTGCGCAGTATTGCTGTGTTTGATTACAACCATGAGCTGTTCGTAACCTCAAACTTTCACCCTAACTTTGAGTCGTTGACCTTTCCGCGCAATGAACCGATTCCGCTGTTAGTTACCTCAGATTTACATGACAATACTCTACTGCTTCGAGCTCCTATCATTAGTGAGGCGGGGATCGTTTCTAGCCCGAGCGGTAAAGAAAATAACCCAGCGTTAGGGTACATTTCTATTGAGCTTGACCTCTCATCACTGCGTCTTCAACAGTACCAAGAAGTCTTTGCTTCTTTCTTGGTTTTGATGACCGGTCTTGGTCTCTCGGCATACTTTGCCTTCCGTTTGATGCATGATGTTACCCGACCAATCCGCCATATGAAGAATATGGTCGATCGCATTCGTCGTGGTCATCTCGATGTGCGGATTGAGGGCAAAATGCATGGTGAGCTCGATCAGCTCAAAAATGGTATCAACGCCATGGCGGTGTCACTGTCCGAATACCATGTAGAGATGCAGCATAGCATCGACCAAGCGACTTCCGATTTACGTGAAACCTTAGAACAACTTGAGATTCAAAACGTAGAGCTCGATATTGCCAAAAAACGTGCTCAAGAAGCGGCGCGGGTAAAATCGGAGTTCTTAGCCAATATGTCTCATGAGCTGAGAACACCACTGAATGGTGTGATTGGCTTTACCCGTCAAATGCTTAAAACTCAGTTGACCAATAGCCAAGCCGATTACCTGCAAACCATCGAAAAATCGGCCAACAATCTGCTCAATATCATCAATGATATTTTGGACTTCTCGAAACTGGAAGCGGGTAAATTGGCGTTAGAAAACATTCCATTTGAGCTGCAAGAAACGTTGGAAGAAGTGGTCAGTCTTCAAGCCACCAGCGCCCATGAAAAGGGATTAGAAATTACACTGAAGATCGATCCTAAGGTGCCTATGGGCGTCGTCGGCGATCCGTTGCGTATTCAGCAAGTACTCACTAACCTCGTTGGTAACTCAATCAAATTTACTGAACGCGGCAACATTGATATCAGTGTGGAGCTACGTTCACAAAAAGAAAACCTCATCGAGCTGCAGTTTATGGTGCGCGATACTGGTATTGGTATATCAGAACGCCAACAAGCCCAGTTATTCCAAGCCTTTAGTCAAGCAGATGCGAGTATTTCTCGCCGTTATGGTGGTACCGGCCTTGGTTTGGTCATCACTCAGAAACTCGTCAGCCAGATGGGCGGTGAAATCAGTCTTACCAGTCGTTTGCATCAAGGTTCCACTTTCTGGTTCACCTTGCGTTTGCAAGCCACTGAAATACCGATGTTAGACAATCTAGAGTCCAGTGCACTAAATCAACGTTCGCTGCTACTGATTGAACCTAACATGCAAGCCGCATCGATTACTCGTCAAATGCTGGTTCAGCATGGATTAGTGGTCACTTACCGCTCTTCAATGCCAGATGAGATCGAACGTTTTGACTATGTGCTCCTTAACTTGGCTCCAAACCGATCGAATGAAATCAGCAAGGTTGAAGGCCTAGTAGAGAAAGCGCTGCTTTGTGCGCCACACGTCGTGGTAGGCACTCCAAGCACCATGTTGGCGCTCTCTGATTACTTGATTCAAAAATATCAAATTCATTGTATTACCAAGCCACTATCGCGTAAGAAGCTGTTGCAAACACTCGCAGCCAATCAAGAGAGTTTGCCTGAGATCAAACAAGAAGTGGTGTACAACGAAACACTGCCTCTTACGGTCATGGCAGTGGATGACAATCCAGCTAACTTGAAACTGATTGGCGCCTTACTCGAAGAGCGGGTTGAACGGGTGATATCATGCAATAGCGGTCAAGATGCGGTGAAACAAGCACAGCAACGCCGCTTTGATATCATTTTGATGGATATTCAGATGCCACATATGGATGGTGTCACTGCGTGTAGCAAAATCAAGCAAACCACCCTCAACGCGAACACGCCAGTGATTGCCGTCACAGCCCACGCAATGAGTGGTGAGAAAGAAAGACTATTGCAAGCTGGCATGGATGATTACCTCACCAAACCAATTGAAGAGCACGTTCTGCAACAAGTACTGATGCATTGGAATCCCAATGCGAAACATGATGAGTTGCTCAAACTTGAATTGCCGCTACAAGGTGACGTAGTCGTACAAAGCAGTGATGCACATCAAGAGTATAGCAATATCATCATTGATTGGCAGTCAGCACTTAAGCAAGCCGCCAACAAAGAAGATTTGGCCAAAGACATGCTACAAATGCTGATTGACTATATTCCTGAGGTCAATCAGGTGGTGGAGCAAGCATTAGAGCAAGATGAAACCGACTTAGAATTGTTGATTCACCACGTACACAAGTTACATGGTAGTTGTTCATACTCAGGCGTACCTCGGTTGAAAAAGTCTGTGCCACGATTGAAAAAGCGCTTCGTTCAGGGCAAAGCATTGAAGACATCGAGCCTGAGCTATTTGAACTGCAAGACGAGATGGAAAAAGTCACAGCCAGTGCCGAGCCTTATCTTAGTTAATAGTTTCAGTGACAAAAAGAGCGCCATCTAGGCGCTCTTTTTTTGCTTCAACAGTTAGTGCTCACTAACAGCTAGCATTCATAAATAACCGTCGCAACGGCGTAATGACGCTCATCGGAGATCGACACATGCACATTGGCTACCGACATTTTTGTTGCCAATTCCAACGCCTTATTACGTAACGTGAGTACTGGCTTACCCAATTCATCATTGCCAATCATAAAGTCCTGAAAAGATACGCCCATAGCTATGCCAGTGCCGAGCGCTTTTGACGCTGCCTCTTTGGCAGCAAAACGCTTAGCTAAAAAACGCCCTTGCTGCTTACTTTGATGAAACGCCTTCATCTCATCAGCGGTAAGAATGCGCTCAGCAAATGCGACACCAGTACGAGCCAGTGCTTTTTCAACTCGCTCAATTTCTGCGATGTCTGTACCTAATCCGACAATAGCCATAACTTATTTGCGCGCTTCAACCATTAAAGCTTTCATCTCGCGCACGGCTTTTTCTAAACCATCAAATACCGCACGACCAATAATCGAGTGACCAATATTAAGCTCGTAAATTTCAGGAATCGCCGCAATCGCCGAGACATTGTGATACGTCAAACCGTGACCCGCGTTAACCATGATGCCCAAACCCGCAGCATAACTTGCGCCAGCCGCAATGCGTTTTAGCTCAGCCTGCTGCTCGGCTTCAGTTTCTGCATCGGCATAGTGACCTGTATGCAATTCAATAAATGGTGCACCACAAGCTTTTGATGCATCAATTTGCGCTCGGTCAGCATCAATAAACAGCGAGACTTTAATCCCTGCAGCCGTCAGTTTCTCAGTTGCTGCTTTCACTTTTTCTAGCTGACCAACCACATCCAAACCGCCTTCCGTGGTTAACTCTTCACGCTTTTCTGGCACTAAACATACGTACTCAGGCTTAGTTGCGAGTGCAATATCCACCATCTCATCCGTAACTGCCATTTCAAGGTTCATGCGTGTTTGCAGCGTTTCAGCCAAAATACGCACATCGCGATCTTTGATATGACGACGGTCTTCACGTAGGTGAATGGTAATACCGTCCGCCCCTGCTCGCTCAGCAATTTCCGCTGCATGCACTGGATCTGGGTACTTAGTACCACGTGCGTTACGAAGGGTTGCGATGTGGTCGATATTCACACCTAGGTAAATTGAGCTCATGTCTAAATACTCCTTGCTCTAGAAACTCGTGAAATAAAGAGTTCTCTACTTTTTAATGGTTTGCCACCAAGATAAGGTTTTAACGCAATACGTGTAAATCGCTTAGCAGCTTGTAATTGGGGTTTAGTAATAAACCTACGTTCACTGATCGCAATCAGTTCATCACCTTTAAAGGTCAAATTGTCCAATCTAACCGACGCGATAAACCCTTTTTGTTCACGATAGCGATAAGTCATGTTTGGGTCTATCGGTTCACCAGTACCTGCACAATGCAGGAAATCAACACCATAGCCCATTGCAGACAGGAGTGCTAGCTCAAAACGGCGCAAAGCAGGCTCTGGGTTCTCCGCCTGAGCAAGCTCGGTCAATGCATGTAAGTAATCATGAAATAACCCTGGCATTGGCACTTCAGCCATCAGCACTCGGCCAATCAGTTCGTTAACATACATGGCGGAATATAGGTTGATACCCGTAAGAGGTAAGCCAAGGCTAATGGGCTCCGCTTGACGTAACGTTTTCATCGAGCCACTGCCTGACCACTTAAGCAATAGTGGAGTGAATGGTTGCAATGCCCCTTTAAGGTTGGAACGTTTACTGCGCGCACCTTTGGACATAATCGAGACACGACCATA
Above is a window of Vibrio taketomensis DNA encoding:
- the recO gene encoding DNA repair protein RecO; the encoded protein is MSADGLQRCFVLHRRPYSESSLILDVFSEEYGRVSIMSKGARSKRSNLKGALQPFTPLLLKWSGSGSMKTLRQAEPISLGLPLTGINLYSAMYVNELIGRVLMAEVPMPGLFHDYLHALTELAQAENPEPALRRFELALLSAMGYGVDFLHCAGTGEPIDPNMTYRYREQKGFIASVRLDNLTFKGDELIAISERRFITKPQLQAAKRFTRIALKPYLGGKPLKSRELFISRVSRARSI
- the rlmD gene encoding 23S rRNA (uracil(1939)-C(5))-methyltransferase RlmD, whose translation is MARFFQPKKKTQIDTKHQSMKVEKLDHQGVGIAYSSGKPVFIEGAIPNEQVLVQLTESKSKYARANLIKVQTSSDERVKPFCPHYEQCGGCNLQHLEESAQLKYKQQALSGLMRKFAGQTLELSSPITGESLGYRRRARVSVILDKKTRKLQFGFRRKQSKQIVTVTNCPVLDSDLNAILPGLYQLLQGFSHQEAIGHVELVKGDNTKVIVLRHLKPLSSKEQQQLENFASDNQATLYLMPQTDQLDLVLGEEANYQEVGATIPFAPNNFIQVNQVVNQKMVAQALDWLELESTDHVLDLFCGLGNFSLPIAKQVQSVIGVEGVEAMVEKASQNAHLNLIDNVSFYQANLEQDMSSMAWASKKFDKILLDPARAGASGIVDQLANLGARRVVYVSCNPATLARDSQSLLEQGYQLQKLGMLDMFPHTGHLESMALFVMGSAK
- the acpS gene encoding holo-ACP synthase, translated to MAIVGLGTDIAEIERVEKALARTGVAFAERILTADEMKAFHQSKQQGRFLAKRFAAKEAASKALGTGIAMGVSFQDFMIGNDELGKPVLTLRNKALELATKMSVANVHVSISDERHYAVATVIYEC
- the pdxJ gene encoding pyridoxine 5'-phosphate synthase, yielding MSSIYLGVNIDHIATLRNARGTKYPDPVHAAEIAERAGADGITIHLREDRRHIKDRDVRILAETLQTRMNLEMAVTDEMVDIALATKPEYVCLVPEKREELTTEGGLDVVGQLEKVKAATEKLTAAGIKVSLFIDADRAQIDASKACGAPFIELHTGHYADAETEAEQQAELKRIAAGASYAAGLGIMVNAGHGLTYHNVSAIAAIPEIYELNIGHSIIGRAVFDGLEKAVREMKALMVEARK
- the relA gene encoding GTP diphosphokinase, which produces MVAVRSAHLNQDEQFELDKWISSLKQESKTAQRLTEVYRQCESYLKGNDNASLLLWRGREMIEILITLSMDRPTLVAAQLFPLVSTGALGREKLEEDFSSEIIKLIDGVEEMAALGQLNVTLEGSAASAQVDNVRRMLLAMVDDFRCVVIKLAERICNLIEVKKAPDEVRRAVAKECANIYAPLANRLGIGQLKWEIEDYAFRYQQPDTYKQIAKQLSERRIVREQYIKDFVDDLHQEMSVSGINAEVSGRPKHIYSIWRKMQKKGLEFDELFDVRAVRIIADKLQDCYAALGVVHTKYKHLPSEFDDYVANPKPNGYQSIHTVILGPEGKTIEIQIRTKQMHEDSELGVAAHWKYKEGSSGRSGYDEKITWLRKLLDWQEEMSDSGEMLDEVRSQVFDDRVYAFTPRGDVVDLPMGATPLDFAYHIHSMVGHRCIGAKVGGRIVPFTHKLQMGDQVEIITQKEPNPSRDWLNPATGFVTSSRARAKINAWFRKQSREKNLEAGREILEHELAKIGATLKDAEQYALKRFNMNTADELFVGVGSGDLRINQIINHINALVNKPTAEEEDQQALEKLREAENKPSTPNRPNKDAVVVEGVDNLMTHLARCCQPIPGDEIKGYITQGRGISVHRADCEQLDDLRHHAPERIIDTVWGRGFAGSYSLTLRVEAMERSGLLKEITTLFANEKVKVNSMKSRVDYRNQLSILDFELEVTNVEVVNRLISRVEQIKDVMLVKRLG